In Agarivorans gilvus, one genomic interval encodes:
- a CDS encoding arylsulfatase has product MEKQVKRLFTYTSLMCSLFPLMAAARTEKPNIVVIFGDDIGWENLSAYGMGVMGYTTPNIDRIAQEGIKFTDHYAQPSSTAGRAAFLTGQYPIRSGMTTVAMPGGTLGFKAESPSLAEVLKEVGYATGQFGKNHLGDHNFALPTVHGFDEFFGNLYHLNTQEEHEQRDYINFAKAYSGSVDAYQEKFGTRGVLHCFATDKPDKTVDPRFGVVGKQRCEDTGPLGNERMKDFDRAEMLPTALTFIDKAVEQDKPFFAWINTSRMHLYTRLNDKWRYAAENYTSEYDMHGSGMLQHDSDIGYLLDELKKRGLKDNTIVIYTTDNGPEHSSWPHGATTPFRGEKMTTYEGGVRVPMMVRWPNKIPAGRTLNGIQGHQDLFVTLADAAGVKDVKAQMMQQKKQYIDGVDNLDYWEGKSDESARNSILYYFESQLSAVRVGPWKFHFAVAEHYYDNLVPLTKPKVYNLRADPFESYDSVDANGHLVQKMSWLLAPVSEMVQQHVQSLVDYPPVQGGPALTWRRPLKRQCKKLNNSLSKKISCRHWQEVFTLRI; this is encoded by the coding sequence ATGGAAAAACAGGTCAAGCGACTCTTCACTTACACTTCATTGATGTGCTCACTGTTTCCCCTGATGGCTGCCGCCAGAACGGAAAAACCCAATATTGTTGTGATATTTGGCGATGATATTGGTTGGGAAAACCTCAGTGCCTACGGCATGGGGGTAATGGGCTACACCACGCCGAATATCGATCGAATTGCTCAAGAAGGTATTAAATTTACCGATCATTATGCACAGCCCAGTTCAACAGCGGGTCGGGCAGCGTTTCTAACCGGCCAGTATCCGATCCGTTCAGGCATGACCACGGTGGCGATGCCTGGAGGTACACTTGGGTTTAAAGCGGAATCTCCTTCGCTTGCTGAGGTTCTCAAAGAGGTAGGTTATGCCACCGGACAATTTGGTAAAAACCATTTGGGGGATCATAACTTTGCGCTTCCCACGGTGCATGGTTTCGATGAGTTTTTTGGTAACTTGTATCACTTAAATACTCAAGAAGAACACGAACAGCGGGACTATATTAATTTCGCGAAGGCCTATTCTGGTTCGGTCGATGCCTATCAGGAGAAATTTGGTACTCGCGGAGTATTACATTGTTTTGCCACAGATAAGCCGGATAAGACGGTTGATCCGCGCTTTGGTGTTGTGGGTAAGCAGCGCTGTGAAGATACTGGTCCTTTAGGTAATGAACGGATGAAGGATTTCGACCGTGCTGAAATGCTACCCACAGCCTTAACTTTTATTGATAAGGCTGTGGAGCAAGATAAGCCTTTCTTTGCTTGGATTAATACCAGCCGAATGCACCTTTACACTCGTTTAAACGATAAATGGCGCTACGCTGCTGAGAACTACACAAGCGAGTATGATATGCATGGTAGTGGCATGTTGCAGCATGATTCTGATATTGGTTACTTGTTGGATGAACTTAAAAAACGCGGTTTAAAAGACAACACTATCGTTATTTACACTACTGATAATGGTCCGGAGCATTCATCTTGGCCGCATGGTGCTACTACACCATTTCGTGGTGAAAAAATGACCACCTATGAAGGTGGGGTCAGGGTACCGATGATGGTGCGTTGGCCAAATAAGATCCCAGCAGGGCGCACTTTAAATGGGATCCAAGGACATCAGGATCTATTTGTCACCTTAGCTGATGCAGCAGGTGTTAAAGATGTAAAAGCGCAGATGATGCAGCAGAAGAAGCAGTATATAGACGGTGTTGATAATCTAGATTACTGGGAAGGTAAATCAGATGAATCGGCCAGAAATAGCATCTTATATTACTTCGAAAGTCAGTTATCAGCGGTGCGGGTGGGGCCTTGGAAGTTTCATTTTGCGGTTGCCGAGCATTACTACGACAACCTAGTGCCACTGACCAAACCGAAAGTTTATAATCTACGTGCTGATCCTTTTGAAAGCTACGATAGTGTTGATGCTAATGGTCACTTAGTGCAAAAAATGTCATGGTTATTGGCTCCGGTGAGCGAAATGGTTCAACAGCATGTTCAATCATTAGTTGACTATCCACCTGTTCAGGGGGGACCAGCTTTGACATGGCGAAGACCATTGAAAAGGCAATGCAAAAAACTCAACAATAGCCTCAGCAAGAAAATCTCCTGTCGTCATTGGCAGGAGGTTTTTACTTTAAGGATTTAG
- a CDS encoding EAL domain-containing protein has protein sequence MLSCKRADSWKIASFPQLTMGFKTQKIVNQWHQPVAEEILYNGQYSTAIKPTEFFSSQVFIDALLCYTELRAQQTLISKLFVNIEPNTLCDSSALAKLIHLHQQLKQHQCELNIEVTERLYCGPCLASEAGLLALKAEGIGLAIDDYDIYNHCGDKRSFALNIFNYIKIIRPVSAHQRLQLQAFLHRKPLHDGQILVIENIEHASDLTTLKNIQGLPSKHYFQGYWFYRPQAIQLNSKQALLGELQ, from the coding sequence GTGTTATCGTGTAAACGTGCAGACAGTTGGAAGATAGCTTCATTCCCGCAACTAACAATGGGCTTTAAAACTCAAAAAATTGTTAATCAATGGCACCAACCAGTTGCTGAAGAAATACTCTACAACGGTCAGTATTCTACTGCGATTAAACCAACCGAGTTCTTCTCTAGCCAAGTCTTTATTGATGCACTGCTATGCTATACCGAGTTAAGAGCCCAGCAAACACTCATCAGCAAGTTATTCGTCAATATTGAACCTAACACTCTGTGTGACTCTAGCGCGCTAGCCAAATTGATCCACTTGCATCAGCAGCTAAAACAACATCAATGTGAACTAAACATTGAAGTCACCGAACGCCTCTACTGCGGCCCTTGTTTAGCCAGTGAAGCAGGTTTATTGGCACTCAAAGCCGAAGGCATTGGTCTGGCTATTGATGATTATGATATTTACAACCACTGCGGCGATAAACGAAGCTTTGCACTGAATATATTTAACTATATAAAAATCATTCGCCCCGTCAGTGCTCATCAAAGATTGCAACTTCAAGCATTTTTGCACCGCAAACCATTACACGATGGCCAAATCTTGGTGATAGAAAACATCGAGCACGCCAGCGACTTAACTACCCTAAAAAATATCCAAGGCTTGCCGTCTAAACACTATTTTCAAGGCTATTGGTTTTACCGCCCACAAGCAATCCAACTCAACTCTAAGCAAGCACTTTTGGGAGAACTGCAATGA
- a CDS encoding anaerobic sulfatase maturase, whose amino-acid sequence MKRVYTSDTTKLAVVPLKTANKDNSATPAYVRDFHVMAKPGGSKCNIDCQYCFYLHKEELLAQPHQAKMDDDTLEEYIRSYIESHDGKEIVFSWQGGEPTLLGLDYFRKIVALQQRYQPAGVTIQNDLQTNGLLLNDEWCEFLKKHGFLVGLSIDGPRKLHDKYRVTRSGKPTFERVMKAVELLRRYAVPFNALTVINRHNAKYPLEVYRFLVDELGVNYIQFTPCVEPKSYQKNAPQFWNVNDIPMLNSVESRPGHPQSVVMDWSVDPEDWGQFLITVFEEWVNNDFGKVLVNLFETAVAQTMGYPAQICVMAEFCGKALAIEHDGSVFSCDHFVYPEYKLGNIRDIPLNHMVFSVRQEAFGMSKRDSLPDYCRRCPHLKLCWGECPKNRLLKTPEGELGLNYLCSGFRQFFDYASPILVGISRILQP is encoded by the coding sequence ATGAAACGAGTCTACACTTCCGATACCACTAAATTGGCAGTCGTTCCCTTAAAAACCGCAAATAAAGATAACAGCGCAACCCCCGCCTATGTTCGTGACTTTCATGTGATGGCGAAGCCCGGCGGCTCTAAATGCAATATTGATTGTCAATATTGTTTTTATCTTCATAAAGAAGAGCTGTTAGCTCAGCCACACCAAGCAAAAATGGATGATGATACGCTCGAAGAGTATATTCGCTCCTACATCGAAAGCCACGATGGCAAAGAGATTGTATTTTCTTGGCAAGGGGGAGAGCCAACCCTACTGGGTTTGGACTACTTTCGAAAAATTGTAGCCTTGCAGCAGCGCTACCAGCCCGCTGGGGTTACCATTCAAAATGACTTGCAAACCAACGGCTTGTTACTGAATGATGAGTGGTGTGAGTTTCTTAAAAAACATGGATTTTTGGTGGGGCTATCGATTGATGGGCCTCGCAAATTGCATGATAAGTATCGCGTAACCCGAAGTGGTAAACCCACCTTTGAGCGGGTCATGAAAGCAGTGGAGCTGCTTCGCCGCTATGCCGTGCCCTTTAATGCTTTAACCGTTATCAATCGCCACAATGCTAAATATCCCTTAGAAGTCTATCGCTTTTTAGTTGATGAGCTCGGAGTCAATTATATTCAGTTTACTCCCTGCGTAGAGCCCAAATCGTATCAAAAGAATGCACCGCAGTTTTGGAATGTTAATGACATACCAATGTTGAATAGTGTTGAGAGTAGACCAGGTCACCCTCAGTCGGTGGTGATGGACTGGTCGGTGGATCCCGAAGACTGGGGGCAGTTTCTGATTACAGTGTTCGAAGAATGGGTCAATAATGATTTTGGGAAAGTGTTGGTGAACTTGTTTGAAACTGCGGTGGCTCAAACGATGGGTTATCCGGCACAAATATGTGTGATGGCTGAGTTCTGTGGTAAGGCCTTAGCCATAGAACACGACGGCAGTGTATTTTCCTGTGACCATTTTGTTTATCCAGAGTATAAGCTGGGAAATATTCGAGATATTCCGCTTAACCACATGGTGTTTTCTGTTCGGCAAGAGGCCTTTGGTATGTCAAAGCGCGACAGCCTACCGGACTACTGCCGACGCTGCCCCCACCTTAAGTTATGTTGGGGAGAATGCCCCAAAAACCGTTTACTTAAGACACCGGAAGGTGAGTTGGGACTAAATTACCTTTGTTCTGGGTTTCGCCAGTTTTTTGATTACGCTTCTCCAATTTTAGTGGGGATCAGTCGCATCTTACAGCCATAG
- a CDS encoding S-(hydroxymethyl)glutathione dehydrogenase/class III alcohol dehydrogenase — MALNIQPGQNSIKSKAAVAWAAGEPLKMEEVDVELPKKGEVLVRIVATGVCHTDAFTLSGDDPEGIFPSILGHEGGGIVEMVGEGVTSVAVGDHVIPLYTAECGECKFCKSGKTNLCQAVRETQGKGLMPDGTTRFSINGEPIYHYMGCSTFSEYTVLPEISLAKVNKQAPLEEVCLLGCGVTTGMGAVLNTAKVQAGDTVAIFGLGGIGLSAIIGARMAGASRIIGIDINESKFELAKQLGATDLVNPQKLDKPIQEAIVEMTDGGVDYSFECIGNVNVMRQALECCHKGWGESVIIGVAGAGQEISTRPFQLVTGRVWRGSAFGGVKGRSELPEIVERYLAGEFGLQEFITHTMSLEEVNHAFDLMHEGKSIRSVIHMDR; from the coding sequence ATGGCACTGAATATTCAACCAGGGCAAAACTCAATCAAATCTAAAGCAGCGGTAGCGTGGGCGGCCGGTGAACCATTAAAAATGGAAGAAGTTGATGTAGAACTGCCAAAAAAAGGCGAAGTATTGGTACGTATTGTCGCCACCGGCGTTTGTCATACCGACGCATTCACCCTATCCGGTGATGATCCTGAAGGCATTTTCCCTTCTATTCTTGGCCACGAAGGCGGCGGCATCGTAGAAATGGTAGGTGAAGGCGTCACCAGTGTTGCCGTGGGCGACCATGTGATCCCGCTCTACACCGCCGAATGTGGCGAGTGTAAGTTCTGTAAATCAGGCAAAACCAACCTATGTCAGGCAGTGCGCGAAACCCAAGGTAAGGGTTTAATGCCCGATGGCACCACCCGCTTCTCGATTAATGGTGAGCCAATTTACCACTACATGGGCTGTTCTACTTTCTCTGAATACACCGTATTGCCAGAGATCTCTCTAGCCAAGGTGAACAAGCAAGCGCCGCTAGAAGAAGTCTGTTTGTTAGGTTGTGGCGTCACCACCGGCATGGGCGCGGTGCTTAATACCGCCAAAGTACAAGCAGGCGATACCGTGGCGATTTTTGGCTTAGGTGGGATTGGTTTGTCGGCGATTATCGGCGCACGTATGGCCGGCGCTAGCCGCATCATCGGTATTGATATTAACGAGAGCAAATTTGAGTTAGCTAAGCAATTGGGCGCTACCGACTTGGTTAACCCACAAAAGCTAGATAAGCCGATTCAAGAAGCGATTGTGGAAATGACCGACGGTGGTGTGGATTACTCTTTTGAGTGTATCGGTAACGTAAATGTCATGCGCCAAGCCCTAGAGTGTTGTCATAAAGGCTGGGGCGAATCAGTGATTATCGGCGTTGCCGGTGCCGGACAAGAAATCTCCACTCGTCCTTTCCAATTGGTAACAGGCCGAGTATGGCGCGGCAGTGCTTTTGGCGGCGTAAAAGGTCGCTCAGAGCTGCCTGAAATTGTAGAACGCTACCTAGCTGGTGAATTTGGTTTGCAGGAATTTATCACCCATACCATGAGCTTAGAAGAAGTGAACCACGCCTTTGATTTAATGCACGAAGGTAAGAGTATTCGTAGCGTAATTCACATGGACCGCTAA
- a CDS encoding GGDEF domain-containing protein: MRHLLFKKHYLMIAMLISILLSLHLGAYFMAKHQINSKLKQLNSQLRVIDTLEALQFRDSAGVVVHINMQGSCSLVENGTRLRVLDFAEKIQYKQVAEPLCHNLLAMQTLRSSGVLDGVYIAYQFMDSVDGHDYLMTSGSFPLDYANKAAYQEFLMEDNDLYFHKDGIIRKLYVKNSLLPDYYLQNKLNPYYLQLPSVTGSQYISSYLEDVKTTALSYAPQRLRWYWLPILGMLLLLWRSNISLLQRHVWNRKSLKHLRHTGFASFKQNHQHLHVLFSSDFANTKQTTLRCYNERGKICDKASDEVRYVKVNLPGYEAVYRLLGEQRSAAYGNIRIGIRDEKQFELICFYEGNYTRDSLTGLHNRAALNTFIKQYANSDTQFLMALVDLDHFKNFNDTYGHEFGDTLLVHTANYLKRNFKHNRDDLLLRVGGEEFLVLLNVNTSTTDAVSLSEKLQTRLLGFNQQAISLSGGIALWQCANESFDTAYKRADELLYYSKSKGRKQINREAGLDSEPRCVTLSSL, encoded by the coding sequence ATGAGACATCTGCTGTTTAAAAAGCACTACCTAATGATAGCTATGCTAATCAGTATCTTGCTTAGCCTGCATCTGGGAGCCTACTTTATGGCCAAGCATCAGATAAATAGCAAGCTTAAACAACTCAATAGCCAACTGCGAGTGATTGATACCCTCGAAGCATTGCAATTTAGAGATTCGGCTGGCGTGGTAGTGCATATAAACATGCAAGGTTCCTGTTCTTTGGTGGAAAATGGAACTCGCTTGCGGGTGCTCGACTTTGCCGAAAAAATCCAATACAAGCAGGTGGCGGAACCCTTGTGTCATAACCTGTTAGCCATGCAAACTTTGCGCAGCTCAGGAGTCTTAGACGGAGTTTACATTGCTTATCAATTTATGGACTCGGTAGACGGCCATGACTACCTCATGACCAGCGGCAGCTTTCCGCTTGATTATGCGAATAAAGCGGCGTACCAAGAATTTTTAATGGAAGATAACGATCTGTATTTTCATAAAGACGGCATCATTCGCAAGCTCTATGTTAAAAATAGCTTGCTGCCTGATTACTACCTTCAAAATAAACTTAACCCTTATTACTTGCAGCTGCCTTCAGTTACTGGGAGCCAGTATATAAGCTCTTATCTTGAGGACGTAAAAACAACCGCCCTCAGTTACGCGCCGCAACGCTTGCGCTGGTATTGGCTGCCCATATTAGGCATGTTGTTGCTGTTATGGCGCTCCAATATATCCTTACTGCAACGCCATGTTTGGAATCGTAAATCACTGAAGCACCTAAGGCATACTGGCTTTGCCAGTTTTAAACAAAATCACCAGCACTTACACGTGCTATTTAGCTCTGATTTTGCCAATACCAAACAAACCACACTTCGCTGTTATAACGAACGTGGAAAAATATGTGATAAGGCCTCCGATGAGGTTCGTTATGTAAAAGTCAACCTACCCGGATATGAAGCGGTCTACCGCTTATTAGGCGAGCAACGTAGTGCAGCCTATGGCAACATCCGGATTGGCATTCGTGATGAAAAACAGTTTGAGTTAATTTGCTTTTACGAAGGGAACTATACCCGTGATAGTCTCACCGGTTTACATAACCGCGCGGCCTTAAATACGTTTATTAAGCAGTACGCCAACAGCGATACCCAGTTTTTAATGGCCTTGGTGGACTTAGACCACTTTAAGAACTTCAACGATACCTATGGCCACGAGTTTGGTGATACTTTGCTAGTACATACCGCCAATTATTTAAAACGCAACTTCAAGCATAATCGAGACGACTTATTGCTTCGTGTGGGTGGGGAAGAATTTTTGGTACTACTCAATGTTAATACCAGTACTACCGATGCAGTTAGCCTAAGTGAAAAGCTACAAACCCGTCTGCTTGGTTTTAATCAACAAGCTATTTCACTGTCAGGAGGGATCGCCCTATGGCAATGCGCCAATGAAAGCTTTGATACCGCCTACAAACGTGCCGACGAGTTGTTATACTACAGTAAGTCTAAAGGCCGTAAACAAATAAACCGAGAAGCAGGGCTAGATAGCGAACCTCGATGCGTAACACTTAGCTCGTTATAG
- a CDS encoding DUF2986 domain-containing protein: MNRKKKINETLKKKAKKANAKNNKSNKPRYISKAERAAQLLAEQEQASSSSEMDSESIS; encoded by the coding sequence GTGAATCGCAAAAAGAAAATAAACGAAACGCTGAAGAAAAAAGCAAAAAAAGCTAACGCCAAAAACAATAAAAGTAATAAACCTCGTTACATATCCAAGGCAGAGCGTGCCGCTCAACTACTTGCAGAACAAGAGCAAGCATCTAGCAGTAGCGAAATGGATAGCGAATCAATTAGCTGA
- a CDS encoding helix-turn-helix domain-containing protein, with translation MKMDFAMLIRGYREQAGLSQDALAQQLSELMPHKPSIDVGTISRWERQASVPSLRNQLYILRKLAIPVVTSRFQPEGASEVAKQLLRKRFNRFCGLGDVPYRQAKPQFQLQESACIDDFLNDTTMLQASHLMRPSGIAVDELRGLLKQLNDLKVYLLRFYQGSQLVSHLAYAVANTEEIQRLLEAYHQIKLDDFFAAEPKGRSLVNFSAYLSDLALYMFCAQRLVSTIEADHSIDWCLSYSSINEDWQVYKQLGAKVLLRGNPKDSGGIRIGKGRFSAVLCGVDSNSILASPITAIAEQSIASLADIEVI, from the coding sequence ATGAAGATGGATTTTGCGATGCTGATAAGAGGCTATCGCGAGCAAGCTGGCTTAAGTCAAGACGCTCTTGCTCAACAATTGTCCGAGTTAATGCCTCACAAGCCAAGTATCGATGTGGGCACGATTAGCCGCTGGGAGCGTCAAGCGAGTGTGCCCAGTTTGCGTAATCAGCTGTATATTTTACGTAAACTGGCTATTCCTGTTGTTACTAGTCGCTTTCAGCCTGAAGGTGCTAGCGAAGTGGCCAAACAATTATTGCGGAAGCGTTTTAACCGCTTTTGCGGCTTAGGTGATGTGCCTTATCGACAGGCTAAACCTCAATTTCAACTGCAAGAGTCTGCTTGCATTGATGATTTTCTGAATGATACCACGATGTTGCAAGCCAGCCATCTGATGCGCCCTAGTGGTATAGCCGTTGATGAATTACGGGGCCTGCTAAAACAACTGAACGATTTAAAAGTATATCTTTTACGCTTTTATCAAGGCTCTCAGCTGGTAAGCCACCTAGCCTACGCCGTAGCCAATACGGAGGAAATTCAAAGGCTGTTGGAAGCCTATCACCAGATTAAACTTGATGACTTTTTTGCCGCTGAACCCAAGGGGCGGAGCCTAGTCAACTTTAGTGCTTACCTAAGTGATTTGGCTCTTTACATGTTTTGTGCCCAGCGTTTAGTTAGTACCATCGAGGCTGACCATAGCATTGACTGGTGTTTATCATATTCGTCCATCAACGAGGACTGGCAGGTTTATAAGCAGTTGGGGGCTAAAGTACTATTACGCGGTAATCCCAAAGATAGTGGTGGTATTCGGATTGGTAAGGGGCGCTTTAGCGCCGTTCTTTGTGGTGTAGACAGTAATAGCATCTTAGCCTCGCCTATAACGGCGATTGCCGAACAGAGCATTGCTAGTTTGGCCGATATTGAAGTGATTTGA
- a CDS encoding GNAT family N-acetyltransferase produces the protein MKHQQLDHTQHAEISQLFATTFAAAEGEAEGKMLGQLAEQLAAIIDQQQVLCFATVQDGQLVASIFFTQLQFQQPSQIFMLAPVAVSSEYQGRGIGQALIKYGLEQMQQRQVSSIVTYGDPAYYSKLGFAPLSEQVIQAPLPLSMPFGWQGLSLNDTPIAAIAQRPSCVAPFNDPQYW, from the coding sequence ATGAAACATCAACAACTCGACCATACTCAACACGCCGAGATTAGCCAACTATTTGCCACCACCTTTGCCGCCGCCGAAGGCGAAGCAGAGGGGAAAATGCTTGGCCAATTAGCGGAGCAGTTGGCAGCCATCATTGACCAACAGCAAGTGCTTTGCTTTGCTACGGTTCAAGATGGGCAGTTAGTCGCCAGCATATTTTTTACTCAATTACAGTTTCAACAGCCCAGCCAGATTTTCATGTTAGCGCCAGTAGCGGTGAGCAGCGAGTATCAAGGCCGAGGCATTGGCCAAGCGTTAATTAAGTATGGCCTTGAGCAAATGCAGCAGCGCCAAGTGAGTAGCATCGTTACCTATGGTGACCCGGCCTACTATTCAAAACTTGGCTTTGCACCGCTCTCAGAGCAAGTCATTCAAGCACCACTGCCGCTATCCATGCCCTTTGGCTGGCAGGGCTTATCGCTAAACGATACGCCAATAGCGGCTATCGCGCAGCGCCCTAGCTGTGTGGCGCCATTTAATGACCCTCAATATTGGTAA
- a CDS encoding LysR family transcriptional regulator, with amino-acid sequence MAHWEGVAEFVEVAQSHSFTSAAKKLKTSVAQVSRRVSALEEHLAVKLLNRTTRKVSLTEAGQVYFQQCKHLVEGLELANLAVTQMQSQPKGLLKITAPVTYGEQKLSPLFNQFLQLYPQIDLELILSNQKLDLVEAGIDLAIRLGRLENSTMIARQLASRQIYVCASQDYLERFGEPHALSELSQHQCLLGSLDHWHFQQAAKPLSIRVHGRIKCNSGFALRDAALRGLGLVQLPDFYVEKDLASGALVEVLAQFRDQREGIWALYPQNRNLSPKVRLLIDFLVEKLAETTAAE; translated from the coding sequence ATGGCGCATTGGGAAGGAGTAGCCGAATTTGTTGAGGTGGCGCAAAGCCATAGCTTTACCAGTGCCGCGAAAAAGCTGAAAACCTCGGTGGCTCAAGTGAGTCGTAGAGTGTCAGCTTTAGAAGAGCACTTAGCGGTAAAGTTACTTAATCGTACCACCCGTAAAGTCAGCTTGACCGAAGCTGGGCAAGTTTATTTTCAGCAATGTAAGCACTTAGTTGAAGGTTTAGAGTTGGCCAATTTGGCGGTGACACAGATGCAGTCTCAGCCCAAGGGCCTGCTAAAAATCACCGCTCCAGTCACTTATGGCGAGCAAAAACTATCACCTTTGTTTAATCAGTTTTTACAGCTTTATCCGCAGATTGATTTGGAGCTGATCCTGAGCAACCAAAAGTTGGACCTTGTGGAAGCGGGGATCGATTTGGCGATCCGCCTAGGGCGGCTGGAAAATTCCACCATGATCGCCAGACAACTGGCCAGCCGGCAGATCTACGTTTGTGCTAGCCAAGATTATTTAGAGCGGTTTGGCGAGCCACATGCCTTGTCGGAGCTCAGTCAGCACCAGTGTTTATTGGGCTCTTTAGATCACTGGCATTTTCAGCAGGCGGCTAAGCCCTTGTCCATTCGGGTGCACGGGCGCATAAAATGTAACAGTGGTTTTGCTCTACGAGATGCGGCGCTGCGTGGTTTAGGCTTGGTGCAGTTACCGGATTTTTATGTAGAAAAGGATCTTGCCAGCGGCGCCTTGGTTGAGGTATTAGCTCAGTTTAGAGACCAGCGCGAAGGGATTTGGGCGCTGTATCCACAAAACCGCAACCTCTCTCCCAAAGTGCGGCTGTTGATTGATTTTTTAGTGGAAAAACTGGCAGAGACGACGGCAGCCGAGTGA